The genomic DNA CCGCCTTACACGCCAAATCACAAGTGGTTTGTTGCCCTATCCTGACCCCAGGGGCCGCGCCCGCTAGCTTATCCCCCCCACGCTACTGCTCCGGCGGCTGGCGGCTGAGTAGCTGGTTGCTGGGGCAGTAGCGTCATTGACCGTCATTTGGCCTCGAAAAAAGCCAGCGTCAGGGCCCAGGCTTTGGGGTGGTAGCTGGGGCGCTGGTGACAGAAAAAGCCGTGGTCAGCGTAAGAGATGACCGCGTTGAGGTAGGGCTTGCGGGCGGCTTGCAGGGCCTGCACTACCTCCGCTACGTGGGTTGGGGGAATATGCTGGTCCAGTCCGCCCCACACGAACAGGTGTGGAGCGTGCAGGTCGGCGGCGCGGTCCAGGAGGGTGGGTAGGCCGCCGCCGTAAAACGAGACGGCCGCCATCAACGGTAGTTCCGCATTGGCCAGAAACGACACGCGCCCGCCCAGGCAAAAGCTCAGGCTGCCAATCTGGTCGGTGGCCACCTGGGGCTACGCGGCGAGCCAGGCGTAGGCGGCGTGCAAGTCGGCCGTGAGCCCGGCGGGGGTGAGCGATTGGGCGTGCGCCAGGTCGCTGGCAAGGTCGCTATACGGGATTTCCAGGCCCGGCGCGGCCGTGCGATGAAACGGCTCCGGGGCCACTACCACGTAGCCCGCCCGCGCCAGCCGGTCGGTTACGCTCCGCAGGGTAGGAGTTCACCCCAAAAACTTCCTGCAAGAGCAGGATAGCCGGGGCCGGCGCGTTTAGCTCAGCCGGGCGGGCGGAACAGGCCGACATCTGGGTACCGTCGGCCACCGATAAAATCAGGGAATTAAGCAAAGTAAGCAGACCTAAGTTCAAGTGAAACAGCCGATTAACGGCCGCTAGGCCAGGGGGCGGCCGTCTGCGCCGGGCGGGTCGAGCGGGTGCCGGGCCAGCGGATGCACGGCCACCTGCATCCACGGGTAGAGCGGCAGGCCCGTGATGAGCGCGTGCAGCTGCGTCGCGTCCTCGGCCCGCCACAGGCCCCAGTTGCCGAACTGCGCCGGGATGCGCCAGATGCGAACCAGATGCCCCTGCTCCTGAAGCAGGTACGCCTGGGTGTGCTCCTCTTGAATGAGGTGCTGGCGGGTGGTCTCCGCCACGTCGGGCGTAAAGTGAATGGTGATATTGAGCAAAAATTCCATTTGATAATTAGTTAGTTAGGAGTAGGAACCGGGGCCGCGCTGGTAGCTTCTCCCGGCTGGTGCAGCGTGTAGTCGGCCATGCCCGACCAGTCTTTTTCGCCCAGGCCCGCCGCCACGGCCGCGGCCATGCGGGCATGCACGGCGGCCAGCAGCGGGAGTTGCTGGCCCGTTTTGGCGGCGGCGGCCGTGGCGAGGCCCAGGTCCTTGAGGCCCAGCTTCATCCGAAAGCCGGCCTCGAAGTCGCCCCGTACTATTTTCTGGCTGTATTTTTCGTAGGCGCGGCTGCCGTTGAATTGCGTTTGCAGCATCAGGTCGAAGAAGGTTTCCGGGGCCAGGCCGTGGCTGCTGGTCAGCACGGCAGCTTCCGCCAGCGTCTCAATGACGAGCGCCAGCATCATATTACCGGCAATTTTGGCCGCGTTGGCCTGCTTGGGGTCTTCGCCCAGCACCCACGTCTTCTTGCCCAGCACGTCGAGCAGAGGCTGCACGGTGGCCACGAGGGCCGGCTCACCGGCTACCATAAACGTGAGCTGGCCCGCCGCCGCCACGTCGGGCCGGCCAAACACGGGAGCCGATAAGTAGCCGACCCCCGCCGCCGCGTGCGCTGCCCGCAGCTCATCGGCAAAATCGACGGAGATGGTGGCCGTCACCACATGCACGGCCCCCGCCCGCGCCGTGGGCAGCACCCCCGCGTCGAGCAGCACTGCCCGAATGGCGGCGTCGTCGGCGAGCATTGTAAAGATAACTGCCGCCTGAAAAGCCTCTTGGGGGCTCGCCACCATTTCTGCCCCCGGCAGCACTTCCGGCGAGCGGTTCCAGGCCCGCACTTGGTAGCCGGCCTGCACCAGGTTGTGGGCAATTGCGCGGCCCATTTTGCCCAGGCCAATAAAGCCGACTTCCAATTGGGGGGTTTCGGGTTCCGGGCGGGCCGCCGCGGTGTGGGCGGCCAGCCAGCGGAGCACCGGGGCGAGGGCCTGGTCGGAATTCTTCTCGTAGAGCAGGCCGTGGCCGTTGCCCCGCACGCCGTGGTCGGGCAAGTGCAAGTGCTCGGCCGCCGCGCCGGCCACCCGTAAAAAGTCCACGATGGCGGGGCCAAACGCGGCGAAAGTCGAGGCTTCGCCGGTAACCACGGCCACCGGCAGCCCAGCCAGGGCCGGCAGTTGCAGCGTGGCCGGGTTGGCGGCCCGCGCTTCGGCCGCCGTGGCGCGGGGCGGGTGGTAGGCCACGAGCGCGGCCGTCAGCCCCCAATCAAGGGTCCCGATGCCGGGCGTAGTGGCAAATGGCGGTCCCATCGGCTCCAGGCTGACGATGGCGCGGACCAGGCCCGGCCGGCGGTCGGCCACCAGCCAGCCGGCCGGGCCGGAGGCCGAGTGCGTAATAATAATCGCGGGTCCGATGCGGTCGAGCAGGCGGGCCAGCCGGTCGGCATCCATCTCCTGCGAGGCAGCCAGGTCGGCGGGAATGGGGCCGTAGGCGGCCATGAAGTCATCAAACGCCGCCGCATCCTGCGGGTCGAAGGGCCACTGCGTCTGCCGGTCGGCCGCCGCATCCGGGAAGTAAACTTCCTTGGCCCGCTCGTAGGAAAAGGGCGAGCTCATGGACCCCATAATCTCGGCGTGGTAGGGCGAGCGGCCGTGGCCGGGCCGGTCCACGACCAGCACGGCGTAGCCGGCTTCCACCAGGCGCTGCGCCCAGCCGGGCCGGCCGTCGGGCGTATCGCCCCACTCGGTGCCCTGCAAGGTGCCGCCATGCACGAGCACCACGGGGTAGGGCTGCGTCACGCGCTCGGGGGCTTCCCATTCCACGA from Hymenobacter psoromatis includes the following:
- a CDS encoding muconolactone delta-isomerase, translated to MEFLLNITIHFTPDVAETTRQHLIQEEHTQAYLLQEQGHLVRIWRIPAQFGNWGLWRAEDATQLHALITGLPLYPWMQVAVHPLARHPLDPPGADGRPLA
- a CDS encoding oxidoreductase; this encodes MEVGFIGLGKMGRAIAHNLVQAGYQVRAWNRSPEVLPGAEMVASPQEAFQAAVIFTMLADDAAIRAVLLDAGVLPTARAGAVHVVTATISVDFADELRAAHAAAGVGYLSAPVFGRPDVAAAGQLTFMVAGEPALVATVQPLLDVLGKKTWVLGEDPKQANAAKIAGNMMLALVIETLAEAAVLTSSHGLAPETFFDLMLQTQFNGSRAYEKYSQKIVRGDFEAGFRMKLGLKDLGLATAAAAKTGQQLPLLAAVHARMAAAVAAGLGEKDWSGMADYTLHQPGEATSAAPVPTPN